In Streptomyces sannanensis, the DNA window GACCAGCGCCACGCATCTTTCGGCACGGCCACACCTTCGAAGAGGGTGGTCAGCTCCTCTTCCATCTCGTCCCGGCGTGCGGGACTCTCCGCGGAGTACAGGTACTCGAGCCGGGTCGGTGCACAGATCTTGATCAGCCCAGCCTCGATGGGGCCGATCCAGCGTGTTCGGACGTCCCAGTCCCGCAAGATCTGCCAGATACCCGATGTGTCGATCAGGTACGAGCCGATCATGCGTCACTCCGCTGGGCGGCCTTACGGGCCTCGTAGGCACGGATGGCTGGGTCCAGCTCGCCCCGCTCGGCGCGGGCCGTCATCCGCTCCAGGGCCTCCAGCCGCTTCAGCCGCTGGACGACTTCCCGCAGTGCGGCGTTGACGGTGTCCTTCTTCGTCTTCGTCCCCAGCAGCCTCATGGCGTCGGCCAGCAGTTCCGGATTGACCTCGATGTTTGTAGCACTCATGTGTCCGACCTCCGTTGCACAAGGTGTGCAGACCCTTTGTGCGCTATCTACACGGTACTCCAGGCGCTGTCGGGAGCAGGAGGAAACAGAAGGGGCCGGGAACCTGACGGTTCCCGGCCCCTGGGTGGCTGTGCGCGCTTACTCCGCGCCGCCGAAGCGCTCCTTGTACGCCTCCAGGTCCTCCTCGGTGATCTTCGCGAAGAGCACCGGCGGGACCGTGAACGGCGTACCGGCCGGGACGGAGGACAGGGCGCGTGCCTCGTCCGCCGAGACCCAGACCGCCGTGTCGTTCTCCAGCGCGAAGGCGGAGCGCATGGCCTTCGCCGAGGCCGGGATGAAGGGCTCGGAGACCACCGAGTAGAGGTGGATGAGGTTCATCGCGGTGCGCAGCGTGAGGGCCGCGCCCTCCTGGTCGGTCTTGATCTCCAGCCAGGGGGCCTTCTCCTCCAGGTAGGAGTTGCCCGCGCTCCACAGCGCGCGCAGCGAGGCGGCCGCCTTGCGGAACTGCAGGGCGTCCATGTGGCCCTCGTACTCGGCGAGCAGACGGGCGACCTCCTCGCCCAGCTTCACCTCCGCCTCTCCGGCCTCCTTGCCCGCGGGCACGTTGTCGCCGAAGCGCTTGCGGGAGAAGGACAGGACGCGGTTGACGAAGTTGCCGAGGGTGTCGGCGAGGTCCTTGTTGACGGTCGCGGCGAAGTGCTCCCAGGTGAAGGAGACATCGTCGGACTCCGGGGAGTTCGACACCAGGAAGTAGCGCCAGTAGTCCGCGGGCAGCAGCTCCAGGGCGGCGTCGGTGAAGACACCGCGCTTCTGGGAGGTGGAGAACTTGCCGCCGTAGTAGTTCAGCCAGTTGAACGATTTGACGTAGTCGACCTTCTTCCACTTGTCGCGGGTGCCCAGCATCGTCGCCGGGAACATCACGGTGTGGAAGGGGACGTTGTCCTTGCCCATGAACTGGGTGTACCGGACGGTGGTGTCCGCGTCGTACCACCAGGACTTCCAGTCGCGGACCTCGCCGTCGGGGGCGGAGTCCGCCCACTCCTTGGTGGCGCCGAGGTACTCGATGGGGGCGTCGAACCAGACGTAGAAGACCTTGCCCTCGGCGGCCAGCTCGGGCCAGGTGTCGGCCGGGACCGGCACGCCCCAGTCCAGGTCGCGGGTGATCGCGCGGTCCTGGAGGCCCTCGTTGAGCCACTTGCGGGCGATCGAGTACGACAGCGTCGGCCAGTCCTTGCCGTGCTCCTCCACCCAGTTCTCGACTTCGCCGGCCAGCTTCGACTGGAGCAGGAAGAGGTGCTTGGTCTCGCGGACCTCCAGGTCCGTGCTGCCGCTGATCGCCGAGCGGGGGTTCACCAGGTCCGTGGGGTCCAGGGTGCGGGTGCAGTTCTCGCACTGGTCGCCGCGTGCCCGCTCGTAGCCGCAGTGCGGGCAGGTGCCCTCGATGTAGCGGTCGGGCAGGAAGCGGCCGTCGGTCACCGAGTAGACCTGGCGGATCGCCCGCTCCTCGATGAAGCCATTGGCCTTCAGCTCGCGCGCGACGGTCTGGGTGATCTCCACGTTCTGCTGCGAGGAGCTGCGGCCGAAGTGGTCGAAGGACAGGCCGAAGCCCTCGTAGATCGCCTTCTGCGCGTCGTGCTGCTCGGCGCAGTACTGGGCGACCGGCAGACCGGCCTCGTTGGCGGCCAGCTCGGCCGGGGTGCCGTGCTCGTCGGTGGCGCAGATGTACAGCACATCGTGGCCGCGCTGGCGCATGTACCTGGA includes these proteins:
- a CDS encoding PIN domain nuclease, coding for MIGSYLIDTSGIWQILRDWDVRTRWIGPIEAGLIKICAPTRLEYLYSAESPARRDEMEEELTTLFEGVAVPKDAWRWSEHGQYKLTQKGQHRGPGPVDLVLCATAVHHGLTVLHADNDFTTVSRVLPEVTEKDIRRTESLPDH
- a CDS encoding type II toxin-antitoxin system VapB family antitoxin; this translates as MSATNIEVNPELLADAMRLLGTKTKKDTVNAALREVVQRLKRLEALERMTARAERGELDPAIRAYEARKAAQRSDA
- the metG gene encoding methionine--tRNA ligase, with translation MARHLITSALPYINGIKHLGNMVGSMLPADVYSRYMRQRGHDVLYICATDEHGTPAELAANEAGLPVAQYCAEQHDAQKAIYEGFGLSFDHFGRSSSQQNVEITQTVARELKANGFIEERAIRQVYSVTDGRFLPDRYIEGTCPHCGYERARGDQCENCTRTLDPTDLVNPRSAISGSTDLEVRETKHLFLLQSKLAGEVENWVEEHGKDWPTLSYSIARKWLNEGLQDRAITRDLDWGVPVPADTWPELAAEGKVFYVWFDAPIEYLGATKEWADSAPDGEVRDWKSWWYDADTTVRYTQFMGKDNVPFHTVMFPATMLGTRDKWKKVDYVKSFNWLNYYGGKFSTSQKRGVFTDAALELLPADYWRYFLVSNSPESDDVSFTWEHFAATVNKDLADTLGNFVNRVLSFSRKRFGDNVPAGKEAGEAEVKLGEEVARLLAEYEGHMDALQFRKAAASLRALWSAGNSYLEEKAPWLEIKTDQEGAALTLRTAMNLIHLYSVVSEPFIPASAKAMRSAFALENDTAVWVSADEARALSSVPAGTPFTVPPVLFAKITEEDLEAYKERFGGAE